In Gracilibacillus salitolerans, the sequence AATGCACCATTCCCCATTGCTTCAAAAAAGCTCTTCGCTTCCGAAACATTTTTAACATCTACTTCATCATTTTCTTTGTCCACTTTAACTGGTGCAATAAGTGACGCAATGATCAGAGAACTGAACATATTCAATGGAATTGCCACTAACACGTATTGTGCAGGAAGCATTTGCATATAAGCCCCAATAATGGAAGCTGATACAGACCCCATTGCTGAAGCACTTACAATATAAAGACGATTATTATTCAAGTGATGAAACTGAGATTTAATTGCAATAATTGCTTCAGATTGACCAAAGAACATACTATTTACGGCATTAAAAGATTCTACTTTCGGTAATCCGGTAATTTTCGAAATTCCCCAGCCAATATATTTAATGATTAATGGCAGGATCTTTAAATAAGTAAGTACGGATAATAAGGTTGAAAAGAAAATAATGATTAATAACACGTTGAAGAAGAATACAGAACCACCTTCTTCAATAGCAACTCCACCTAATACAAAGGCAATACCTTCATTAGCAAATTCAATTAATTTATTGAAAACGTCTGCAATAAAATTAATAATTGCCTCACCAATTGGTGTCATAAACATAAACCAAGTAGTTAGAAC encodes:
- a CDS encoding NupC/NupG family nucleoside CNT transporter; translation: MGILLGLIAVIIVLAVAYAMSNDRKNVNFVGIGLMLLAQVLTTWFMFMTPIGEAIINFIADVFNKLIEFANEGIAFVLGGVAIEEGGSVFFFNVLLIIIFFSTLLSVLTYLKILPLIIKYIGWGISKITGLPKVESFNAVNSMFFGQSEAIIAIKSQFHHLNNNRLYIVSASAMGSVSASIIGAYMQMLPAQYVLVAIPLNMFSSLIIASLIAPVKVDKENDEVDVKNVSEAKSFFEAMGNGALDGGKIALIVAAMLIAFIAALELVNWAIAAVFAGITLQEILGYVLYPIGFLMGIAPGELIQAGGIMGTKIITNEFVAMLELEPLIGQLSEKTVGVVSVFLTSFANFSSIGIIAGTVQGIDSEKGASVSKFGMKLLIGATLGSILSATMAGLFL